The genomic interval tccttactgctcaccattGCATCAAGAGCCAACTGCACAGGAATTGTGTTAATTTTGGAGTTGAGAAACTTCAAAAAAGCAGAATATTGTTCATTATAGAGGTttgtattgatatttatttcagaTGGTTTGAGTAAACTTTTCACTGTATAGAAAAGTGTCTTAGTATTCCATTCACCATTAATGCTAATAATGTGTGCATAATAAGATGTTTTTGCACAGAAAGAATATTTTGTAGTAAAGGATATgttcaaaatacatttgtttatgaatAGAAAATCTGGGCTTGGTGTATACCCTCTAATGCCTCGATGTAATTCAGGTACCAAGGAGCACCATGGACAAATAAAAGAACCTGgaggtttttttgggttttttttgcaggggcTAGGATATCATGCACAGAAGATAAACTATTATTGTAATAGTCTACTAAACCTGAAAGTGAAGCAATAGGGATAGGAACAGAGTTTGGAATAATTAAACTGTTGAGATCCTCAGGATTAACATATCAAATATTGTGTGATAACATCGTACTGTGCACCTTTGATTTAGCATACAATCATTTGGCAATAATAGTTTTATGGTagatcaaaacattgttttaaaatctttagTAATCATTGTCAGTTTTaccaaaatgaacattaaaatatcgcattaaaataacattggAAGACATTGTATCATATAAATACAAAGAGTTTAACAGCCAGAAGTTTGAAGACAGACTGGCTAAGTAAAGAGAGTGGCATTAATTTTATACTCTCACAATAAATCAACACAAGGCCACCTCCCCTACCTCAAGCACAAGgcttgaaaatgtaaacaattccAGGTGGAACTGCTGTATTTAACTCTAGACAGTCATTCTGTGCGTGCCAGGTTTCCATAGGACACGACTAATCCAGACTACATTAATCAGATAAGCTTTGTTAGTGTTGGAACGGTTGTTGTAAAGGGCAAACTTATGATAATCTGGGTGCATACTCATAGCTGATTTAGCTAATGGAGTCGAGAGCACATCcctcatacattttaaaaccaaagcAAATGTACAATTCCAACTAGTGCTCAATGCACACTGCTGGCACTGCTGGTTTAGAGGTACCAACCTGACATCCAACATAAATGTGGATCCAAGAATGTGCTGGCTGATATGCTTTCTCAAGTTTAGTTTAGTAAAGAAATTCATTCTCACCTTTTCTTTATGGGGGGAGGGTATTTCGTCCAATGCCTATTTGTGCCTTGTTTTCCCTTTACTCTTCACCACACTGCCATTTTTCTCAATAAAACTTTTGACATTTATTCCAGTATTCCAACCTGGCTGCCTCTGCCCCACTGAACGTGGACCCAGCAgccctttttttgggggggcttTGCTTCCTTTTATCTGATTCCCTGCTTCTGGCACCAATTAGACCTGCACCTAAGAGGATGTGGCCACATGTTGCTCCCAGAATGGTGTCGGCATGCCCTGTTCCAAAGATGGTGAAGCTATACCTCTGGATCCACTGTCCACTCGACTTTGGTATGTGTAATTGCTGTCAATCATGAATTTTTGTCCAAAATAAATGTCGATCATCACTACGCTTGCATCGTTCTTCACCTCATTCAGTGTCACATAGATAAGCTGACAGCATAAGTTCATTGTATTGgttaaacaaccatgtgatatttagttatttatctatatattttcataggtttatttcatttttcatcaaAATAAGTGTCGCATGTTGATTTAGTGCCATGTTGTCAACTGGAAATGTGTCATAATTTCCAAAATGAACCACTTAAGTTCcagaaaatcaataaaattagaaaaaggCGACATATGTAAAAAGAGACAATatgatgaatattatttaaaatatgggtTCACTTACATCAAATTATTTGGGGAAGTAGATTCTCCAGTTCAACAGACAACCAGTGGCTGAGTTCTGGTTGAATATTCAGCAAGATTATCCAGCCTTTACAAAACATGCAATCAGAAGCCTTTGCCATGTGGTTCATTATATGTATACAAAGTTGGATCCTCTGCACTGGTTGTTCTGAATccacaaaacacatcaaaactAGAGGTGGAGAACAACTTAAGACTGGCTGTTTGAAATATTAAACCTGATATCAGCAGattgtgtttaaaaagcagccaCATCCTTcacaccaaaatgaaaaacattgtgtgtgtatgtgtgtgtgtgtgcgcgcacgttttgattgatgtgtgtgtgtgtgtgcattttctctgttgtgtgtgtgtgtgtgtgtgtgcgcgcacacgttttgattgatgtgtgtgtgtgtgtgtgtgtgtgtgtgtgtgtgtgtgtgtgtgtgtgtgtgtgtgtgtactgaggaAAAATGGGTTGATTTGACTTGATTTTCTTTATACATATGCTGCAGTATTTTGTGTATTGAAAGGTTTTAGTCAAGGGGCACCAACTTCTCAAAACACTGACAAGGAGACTTCAGGAAGAACAAGTTTGAATACTCTACACTTTGCCCTTCAAATCTGATTATAACTTTAATGCAAAGTGTGAACAgtattataattaaaaacaacatggaaTCAACATCTAACACTGGCTTCAAAAGAGCCAAAATGTCACAAGAATCTTTTGTTTAGAAGGTAAATCACAAGTTTCAAAACAGACTACCAATTTCTAAACAAAAAGACCATAAATAGAATTTTCCAATGACATTGGGATTGTATTGTGATACAGGCAAATTCGTGTTCTTtccaagacacacaaacaacccgctaaatgaataacaaaacaagcaaaataaataataaaacaaaaaataataaaaaataattctacAAGTAGCAATATACTTATCTGATAATCTAgaacattaatataaaaaatgttaaaggaTTCATAGAAGAATTAATGTATACAACCATCCAAATGCAGTCTACACCAATGTCTTAGAGGTCAAGTTGTTATCTGacagattaataaaaatatggGATCCAGCAATTAaaagacctttttcaaacttAGCATACATATAACATCTATACTGTCTTATAGTGGGACCAGTTTTATATATTTGCGTAAGATAACTTTGACAAAAGGTATAAATATACTAGCTCCTGATAtctcctttatatatatatatataattcatgtGCATGACTATAATAgaataagattttaaaaatatacaaatttaaTACACAATTACAGAAGCCCATGCAATCATCATACTCATCTCTTCATCTTTTGTAATTTATATCATATGAAGCAGATTCAGTCTTTTGAGGAGAATaaagtttgaaattaaatatgctttgaaaaTTAATGGAATGTTGAAGGTGATAATTTAAACAGTCTGCAAGTCACAATGTACTTAGCTGATGAtctaaaccatggataaaatatagcatatattagaGGATTGACAGAGGAATTGATGGATATAAGCCAGGTAAGAACAGTCCACACCACTGACAAAGATGTCATGTTTTCAACAAACAGAGAACATAGACTAAAAGGTATCCAGAgagcaagataaacacaaacaacaatgcccagtgtttttgctgctttagaatTAGAAGACTTAGAAActttggctctgtgtctgtttgaggtaGCATTCAACACGGATCTCACAGCTTTAGCTTGATGCCTTGctaaagtaaaaatgattgaatacAAGATGAGTATAACTGAACATGGACATATAAACGAAATCACAAGATCAATGATCACCAAGGAAGATTTTACGATTAAAATGCACTCTCCGTGACATCTGCTCAAGATCTGAGATGGAAGGAGATGGTCATTAAAGTACAAATAGACAAGGacatacaaaagagaaaaagaccaGCCTAGAATTATgcataaagacattttagaaactGTGACTTTAGTGGAATATAGCAGAGGGTCACTGACTGCAATGTACCTATCAACTGCAATTAAAACCATATTACATACAGATGCTGAAGCTGAGATAGAATTGATTACTAGAAAAATGATACATGCCATTTTACCAAGATACCAACAGCTGTCTCTTAGTTGCATTGTATTTACAGGCATGAAAACAAGTCCCATGAGAAGATcagccacagccagagagaggatgagtagGTTAGTTGGAGTATGaagctgcttgaagtgagagATGGACAAGATCACAAGCAAGTTCAAAAATACATTGCATATAATgatacaagacagaaaaataaacaaaattatatttccaGGGCCTGTTCGGACCTCCTTTCTGCATGATGAGTTGTTGTCAGGAAAGCAGTACTcaactgtcatgttttgttgATCCTCTGTGATATTCATCTTAAGTATTTACAGATATGCAAGTTGGAGCTGTTTATAATATGCTGTTCAGCAGTACTGGACTGATGAATTTGTCTTTGCagattgtgtatttatattgaaGTATGAATCCTCCTACTAACATATGAATGGCCACTTTTTACACAGCATCATTCACTTAATATTCAACAATGTCATTACAGGGGTGACCAGTAGAGGAGTGAACGTGTTTCCAGTTAGTGTTAACAGCTGAATCTCTCACATTTTGCACACAATGTGTTTTTGAGGTATTCCTTTGCTTTTAACACATACtacttattaaataaataagctcCAGTTTTCTCAGCTTTGTGAACTTTTATTTGGATCGTAAAAGTAACTTTAGTAGTATAGCAGCTCCTCTTACTGCCCTCCTCAAAGGAGCTGTGACAAAGATACGCTGGAACCAAGAGGCAGATCAAGCATTCAATCAATTCAAATGATTAAAAGGGGCTTTCACCACTGCTCGTCTTCTTAAACAACCTGATCTTTCCATCCCATTTGTGGTAGAAGTAGAAACCTCCAACATAGGAGTAGGAGCCATTTTGTCACAAAGGAAGGACAAGTCCAACAGACCATTTTTAGCGTACTTTTTCCGTAAACTGGCCCCGGCCATGCAGAACTATGAGATAGGAAAATGTGAGCTATTAGCCATAAAATTGGCTTTGGCAGAATGGAGGCACTGGTTGGAAGGGGACAACTAGCCCTTCACATTTATTACCTACCATTATATTTGGAGTATATGCATTCTGCTAAACAATAAACCCTCGACAAGCCTGTTATTCATTATTCTTCTCACAATTTCAATTCAAGATCCTGTATTGCCCAGGTTCCCACAATACAAaagcagatgccctgtcccACTTTCACCTAGGGTACACTGAGGAGGATCACAACACTCAGGAAACCATCCCTCCTACATGGGTGTATATAGCATCTATAAGATGGGAGATTGATGAGGAAATCGAGCAACCAACAAAAGAAACTTGATACTTGAAACTTGATAACAGAGTTATTGTAatgattgcacacacaaacaaggaagaggatccaatcGCAGGaggttttattatttagatcaaacagatcagtgggGTCAGGCAGGTAGTTAGGTTGTTTCAAGGTCGATAACATAGGACAGAGTCCAGGGGTCAGAAAGAAGACAagctctgaaacacaggcaggagtcgaaaaccaggaagacaaaaccGTAACTGAACCGCTTGTTACGCAACATaaggttggcaatacttcacgaCGTGAGTGTGAAGGAGGGGAGCTTAAGTAAGGGAGGAGTGATGAGGAGAAACaatgatcaggtgtgtgctagcaTTCAGGTGAACCAGATTAGAGGAATGTGTGGGAAGAGGTAGGCATGGCAGTGTGGGGTTGAACATGATTCCTGGTGTTCATAACAGTTATTATGTACTGTGTATACTTTGgtactaaagaaaaaaaagtcacattaaAATTCTCCAATTATTATGTATATACTCTTCgatactaaataaaataagaatgtcATTAACATATTCTTGCAATGGTAGGAAAGTGCAATTCTGAAGAGAAACACTACAAGCATACTTGTTGTTTGCCATTATGCgaatgtgagaaagaaagatagacaAGGGAAATATTATGAAGTTTTAATTgttagtaataaaatgtttacattaagcCATTGTGATTACAGAGAGCCAATGAAATTGAATTAGCAAAGGTGTAACATGGTCAGCCGATTTAGACCATGTAATGTCCATGGATTCGTGCTGCAGAAATGCCTACTAGGATTATTTTGACTAACACTTCAGTAACGTGTTGTGTTAAAACAGGTCGTAGTCtggaaatatttcataaataaaaaaaacacaatcaagAAGACACAATTTATGCCTAGAAAAACAGAGCGTACTGTCCAAAATAACACCAAGGCTGTAAACCTTTACGAAGACAGTTATAATAGCTCCAGCCATAGGGaatgtacaaatataattttttttaagtgtagatTTAAATCCCATAGGAAACAGCTCAGTTTTACTCCTATCAAATTTGAAATAATTGCTTTTTATCCATATATGTGTATCATGGAAATAAGATGTGTGAGTATTGAAAGAGAGAGTAGAAGTTGGCATATTGGACACACCCAGCTGTatatcatcagcataacaaTGAAACCGATCATCATAGATGCTGAAAAATATTGCCAAGAGGCAGAAGGTAAATGATGAATAATAGTGAGCCTAACACTGAACCCTGTGTAACAGCACAATGAACCATAGAGATTTCTGACCAATAATTCTGAATCTGTACCAACTGTGTCCTGTCTGCAAGATAGGAAGCAAACCACTGATGTTCAGTGCCACAGAGTCCAATACTAGCCAACTGCTCCATAAGAAGCTGATATGATATTGTATCAAAGGCTACACTGAGCAcaagtaaaaattaaaatagaaagcACACCTGAATCAGCTGCACAGAGAAGATCAGTGGTGAGCTTAACCATAGCCATTTCTGTACTATGTTTGGGATTTAAAATTCTAATTTCAGAATTGGTCTGATTATAGCAACTTTAAGTGAAAAGTACTAATGATCTATACTAATGATCTTTATGAGAACTTTAATTACTGAttattatcaaataaataattgaaggCAAACATGTTTTAACTACCGTTGTAGTAATACAATCTATATGACATACAAAGATATTGGATTTagttataaattaaaaatttctATTTTCAGTTAGAAGACAGAAGTCACATTAATCAGTGGCTGGGGAAAATTTGATAGTGCTTACTGGTGATAAATCTGTCTGTGAAATATTATCAagtgtcacagttagtccctcccatcttacatgttccatggtttccttgtcttgtgtgtttttgtttccattccttagttttgttttctctgcccctcatttggttttccgCACCCATCATTACATTCATCTGTTCCTCGTtcctagtcttgttaagttaatgtattaaaccctgtcttgttcccgtTTTCTTGGCTGTTCATGGTTTggctgtttgaatgtttggttgtttgtttgaaagTTTTTGAAAGCTCGTCTGTATTTCAAAGCCCgtgtttgttagcctgttttgtgattctagccatttgtttttccttacctcccTGTGTTTTTCCCTAGCTTCTTTGTTATAGACTGCTTCCTGTGTTTGCCTccgtgtattttttttttgttcatgatGTATCCCTTTATGCTACGTATTgactcaatgaccctggactgctctgatgactctgaatctggatttgcccctaatccCCTAATAAAGTTCGCTCTTCTTTGCAcatgtgtctgcctccttactgctcaccctTGCATCAAGAGCCAAATGCACAGGAATTGTGCTAATTTTGGAGTTGAGAAACTTCAAAAAAGCAGAATATTGTTCATTAGAGAGGTTagtattgatatttatttcagaTGGTTTGAGTAAACTTTTCACTGTATAGAAAAGTGTCTTAGTATTCCATTCACCATTAATGCTAATAATGTGTGCATAATAAGATGTTTTTGCACAGAAAGAATATTTTGTAGCAAAGGATATGATCAAAATACTTTTGTTTATGAATAGAAAATCTGGGCTTGGTGTATACCCTCTAATGCCTCGATGTAATTCAGGTACCAAGGAGCACcatggacaaataaaacaacctgttgttttgtttttttttgcaggggcTAGGATATCATGCACAGAAGATAAACTATTATTGTAATAGTCTACTAAACCTGAAAGTGAAGCAATAGGGATAGGAACAGAGTTTGGAATAATTCAACTGTTGAGATCCTCAGGATTAACATATCAAATATTGTGCGATAACATCGTACTGTGCACCGTTGATTTAGCATACAATCATTTGGCAATAATAGTTTTATGGTagatcaaaacattgttttaaaatctttagTAATCATTGTCAGTTTTaccaaaatgaacattaaaatatcacattaaaataacattggAAGACATTGTATCATATAAAGACAAAGAGTTTAACAGCCAGAAGTTTGAAGGCAGACTGGCTAAGTAAAGAAAGTGGCATTAATTTTATACTCTCACAATAAATCAACACAAGGCCACCTACCCTACCTCAAGCACAAGgcttgaaaatgtaaacaattccACATGGAACTGCTGTATTTAACTCTAGACAGAGTTCCAGTATTCCTACCTGGCTGCCTCTGCCCCACTGAACGTGGACCCAGCAGCCCTTTTTTGTGGGGCCTTTGCTTCCTTTTATCTGATTCCCTGCTTCTGGCACCAATTAGACCTGCACCTAAGAGGATGTTGCCACACGTTGCTCCCAGGAGGGTGTCGGCGTGCCCTGTTCCAAAGATGGTGACGCTATACCTCTGGATCCACTGTCGATTCGACTTTGGTATGTGTAATTGCTGTCAATCATGAATTTTTGTCCAAAATAAATGTCGATCATCAATACGGTTGCATCGTTCTTCACCTCACTCAGTGTCACATAGATAAGCTGACAGCATAAGTTCATTGTATTGGTTAACCAACCATGTGATATTTAGTTCTTTATCTATATATTTTCAtaggtttatttcatttttcgtCAAAATAAGTGTCGCATGTTGATTTAGTGTCATGTTGTCAACTGGCAATGTGTCAAAATTTCCAAAATGAACCACTTAAGTTCcagaaaatcaataaaattagaaaaagacaacacatatgaaaaagagacaatatgatgaatattatttaaaatatgggtTCACTTACATCTAATTATTTGGGGAAGTAAAGCCGCAGTCTATAATCTGTGCTAATGACAGCTTGAAAGCAGCAAAACTAAAGCAACATTTAgacaataaacaagaaaaagatTCATCAGTTCAACAGGCAACCAGTGGCTGAGTTCTGGTTGAACATTCAGCAAGATTATCCAGCCTTTACAAAACATGCAATCAGAGGCCTTTTGCCATGTGGTTCATTATATGTATACAAAGTTGGATCCTCTGCACTGGTTGTTCTGAAGCCAAAGAACACATCAAAACTAGATGTGGAGAACAACTTAAGACTGGCTGTTTGAAAGATTAAACCTGCTATCAGAAGATTGTGGTTAAAAAGCAGCCACATCCTTcacaccaaaatgaaaaacattgtgtgtgtatgtgtgtgtgtgtgcacgcacgttttgattgatgtgtgtgtgtgtgtgtgtgtgtgtgtgtgtgtgtgtatgtgtgcgcgcgcacgttttgattgatgtgtgtgtgggtgtgtgtgtgtgtgtgtgtgtgtgtgtgtgtgtgtgtgcgcgcacacgttttgattgatgtgtgtgtgtgtgtgtgtgtgtgtgtgtgtgtgtgtgtgtgtgtgtttttgtgagtgtgtgggtgtactgAGGAAAAATGGTATGATTTGACCTGATTTTCTTTATACATATGCTGCAGTATTTTGTGTATTGAAAGGTTTTAGTCAAGGGGGGCCAACTTCTCAAAACACTGACACGGAGACCTCAGGAAGAACAAGTTTGAATACTCTACACTTTGCCCTTCACATCTGATTATAACTTTACTGCAAAGTGTGAACAgtattataattaaaaacaacatggaaTCAATATCTAACACTGGCTTCAAAAGAGCCAAAATGTCACAAGAATCTTTTATTTAGAAGGTAAATCACAAGATTCAAAACAGACTAacaatttctaaaaaaaaaagaccataaatAGAATTTTCCAATGATATTGGGATTGTATTGTGATGCAGGCAAATTCGTGTTCTTTACAAGACACACCAACAACCCgctaaatgaataacaaaacaagcaaaataaataataaaacaaaaaaataataaaaagtgaaattttttttttgagcaagGACAGAGATAACATGGAGTTGTCTTAGTGTTCCACCTCTGGCAGGATAAGTCTGAAATTAAAATGCCCTGGaaacaaatttcattttacaGATAAAGACTACAAAATTCTACAAGTAGCAATATACTTAGCTGATAATCtagaacattaattaaaaaaaaaatgacaaaggaTTCATAGAAGAATTAATGTATACAACCATCCAACTGCAGTTTACACCAATGTCTTAGAGTTCAAGTTGTTATCTGacagattaataaaaatatggGATCCAGCAATTAAAAGACCTTTTTCAAAcagcatacatgcacacatataacATGTATACTCTCTTATAGTGGGACCAGTTTTATATATGTTCATAAGATAACTTTGACAAAAGGTATAAATATCCTAGCTCCTGATatctgctttatatatataattcatgtGCATGACTATAATAGAATAAgatttgaaaaatacaaatttaaaacacaattacagAAGCCCATCCAGTCATCATACTCATCTCTTCagtttttgtaatttatatcaTATGAAGCAGATTCAGTCATTTGAGGAgaataaagttttttaaatatgctttgaaaaTTAATGGAATGTTGAAGGTGATCATTTAAACAGTCTACAAGTCACAATGTACTTAGCTGTTGctctaaaccatggataaaatatagcatatattagaGGATTGACAGAGGAATTGATGGATATAAGCCAGGTAAGAACAGTTGACACCAGTGAAAAAGATGTCATGTTTTCAGCAAACAGAGAACATAGACTAAAAGGTATCCAGAgagcaagataaacacaaacaacgaTGCCaagtgtttttgctgctttagaatTAGAAGACTTAGAAACAtttgctctgtgtctgtttgaggtaGCATTCAACATAGATCTCACAGCTTTAGCTTGACGTCTtgccaaagtaaaaatgattgaatacAAGATGAGTATAACTGAACATGGGCATATAAATGAAATCACAAGATCAGTGGTCACTAAGGaagattttataaataaaatgcactcTCCGTGGCATCTGCTCAAGATCTGTGATGGAAGGAGATGGTCATTAAAGTACAAAAAGATGAGGATATACAAGAGACTAAAAGACCAGCCTAGAATtatgaataaagacattttatgaACTGTGACTTTAGTGGAATATAGCAGAGGATCACTGACTGCAATGTACCGATCAACTGCAATGAAAACCATATTGCACAGAGATGCTGACATTGAGATATAATTGATTATTAGAACAATTGTACATGCCATTTTACCAAGATACCAGCAGCTGTCTCTTAGTTGCATTGTATTCACAGGCATGAAAACAAGTCCCACGAGAAGATCggccacagccagagagaggatgagtagGTTGGTAGGGGtatggagctgcttgaagtgagagATAGATAAGATCACAAGCAAgttcaaaaacacagtgcaaacagatatacaagacagaaaactaaacaaaaatatatttccagGGCCTGTTCGGACCTCCTTTCTGCATGATGAGTTGTTGTCAGGAAAGCAGTACTCAACTGTCATGTTTTGCTGATACTCTGTGATATTCATCTTAAGTATTTACAGATAGGCCAGTTGGAGCTGATCATAATATGCTGTTCAGCAGTACTGAACTGATGAATTTGTCTTTGCAGATTGTGCATTTATATTGAAGTATGAATCCTCCTACTAACATATGAACGGCCACTTTTTACCCAGCATCATTCACTTAATATTCATCAATGTCATTACATGGGTGACCAGTAGAGGAGTGAA from Electrophorus electricus isolate fEleEle1 chromosome 17, fEleEle1.pri, whole genome shotgun sequence carries:
- the LOC113568772 gene encoding trace amine-associated receptor 6-like — its product is MNITEDQQNMTVEYCFPDNNSSCRKEVRTGPGNIILFIFLSCIIICNVFLNLLVILSISHFKQLHTPTNLLILSLAVADLLMGLVFMPVNTMQLRDSCWYLGKMACIIFLVINSISASASVCNMVLIAVDRYIAVSDPLLYSTKVTVSKMSLCIILGWSFSLLYVLVYLYFNDHLLPSQILSRCHGECILIVKSSLVIIDLVISFICPCSVILILYSIIFTLARHQAKAVRSVLNATSNRHRAKVSKSSNSKAAKTLGIVVCVYLALWIPFSLCSLFVENMTSLSVVWTVLTWLISINSSVNPLIYAIFYPWFRSSAKYIVTCRLFKLSPSTFH
- the LOC118242876 gene encoding trace amine-associated receptor 6-like produces the protein MNITEYQQNMTVEYCFPDNNSSCRKEVRTGPGNIFLFSFLSCISVCTVFLNLLVILSISHFKQLHTPTNLLILSLAVADLLVGLVFMPVNTMQLRDSCWYLGKMACTIVLIINYISMSASLCNMVFIAVDRYIAVSDPLLYSTKVTVHKMSLFIILGWSFSLLYILIFLYFNDHLLPSQILSRCHGECILFIKSSLVTTDLVISFICPCSVILILYSIIFTLARRQAKAVRSMLNATSNRHRANVSKSSNSKAAKTLGIVVCVYLALWIPFSLCSLFAENMTSFSLVSTVLTWLISINSSVNPLIYAIFYPWFRATAKYIVTCRLFK